The stretch of DNA ATAGGGTTTAACTTGGATGCTTTATATGCAGGATATAGTGCAGATATTATAGAAATACTTATACCAATTATTACACTTTTTATTAAGATATAAATTAAATCTATCATAGGTAATATCATACCATTGCCATAGTAATATAATACAATTTGACCAACAATTAAACTAAGTATTATACCAATTAAACTACCAACTGCCCCTAGTATTGCTGATTCATAAAGAAACAAAACTATAATGTCCATTTTAGACGCCCCAATACTTTTCATAATTCCAATCTCTTTTGTTCGTTCGATTGTTCCCATGATTGTTATATTTGCAATACCCATTCCTGAAATTATTAAAGATATTGCACCTATTGACGATAAGAAATTAGTTATGGTATTTAGTGTAGAGCTCATAACTTTAAATAAATCTTTCATTGTTATTATCGATATTTTATTATTATTTTTGTCCATTGCTTTTTTCAATTTAAATATTGTGTTGTTGATTTTATGCTTATCATTTACAATTACTACGATATTAGAACAATTACTCCTGCCATAGAATCTATTGTATGTTTTTTGTGATAAGATAGCATCACTATATGGAATTGTTAAGTGGCATATTCCAGCAATTCTAAAAGATATATTATTTATATACACCATATCTCCTTTTTTTAGTCCATATCTTTTTGCAGTGATATTGTTAAATATGATTGATGTGTCCGTTAATTTTGGTATTTCGTTGCTTTTATCATTTTTGATGTTTTCTGATTTTTCCAATATATACATATCTCCTTTTTTAATTCCAGAGATTTTTATGTATAGTTTTGTCCCATTTCTTAAGCAAATTATGTTATCTGTGGAATATATCGGAATTGATTTATCTGATAATTTATTTATGATTTCAATATCCTTTTTTGTAAATCCTTGATTATCCAAAGATGATAAAATAAGTATATTATTAGCAAAGTTTTCATTTGAAACATTTTTATTAACACTTGTTCCAATAATTCCAAAAATGGTAACCATAAAAATTCCTATTATAACCCCTAACACTGCCAAAGTGGTTCTTAACCTATTACTCTTTAAGTTTCTTACTGCCATTTTTAGATATATTTTCATAGTTATCCCAACTATCCTTACTATACACTTATTTTCTAAGAGCTCCTATTGGGTTTAATTTAGATGCCTTGTATGCAGGATATATTGCCGAAATTAAAGTTAGTAATAGTCCAATGGAAATTCCATAAACGGCATATTTTAGTGCAAATAAGGGCATATCCAAGCCAATTATATATTTAACTATAATATATCCAGTAGCATAACTTACAATAGTCCCAATAATACAACCAATTAATCCTAAAATAAATGCCTCATATAGAAATAGCATCATAATATCTTTTTTTGAAGCTCCAATACTTTTCATAATTCCAATTTCTCTTGTTCTTTCCACCACATTCATTATCATCACATTTCCTATGCAGACAGATGCTACAATTAATGAAACTCCCCCAATGGCAGACAAAAATAATGATAATTTATCTATTATTGAAGAAAGCATGGTTAAAGAATTATACACCACTGCTTTGTTTTCTTTGTTATTTAACAATTTTATAGATTCATTTTTTATTTTCGATTTCGAATTTTTACTGGTTTTTATTATTATTTTTGAATAACCTGCATTTCCACATATTTGTTTAAATGTATTATCTGAAATAATATAATCCAACCCCAAATTACTTAATATATTATTGTTATTCTTTAGTTTTATTATCCTTAATTTTGAATTTTTTAATTTAATATAGTCCCCATTTTTTAAACCGAGATTTTTTAGGCAATATGAGTTTATGCCAATTGATGTATCAGATATTTCTTTATTTGTTAATTTTTTCATATTGATTTTGTTTAATCCATATACTGTTATTATCGTTTCATTTCGTCCTCTATTATATTTCATAACCTCATCGCTGGATAATATAGGAATTATTTCACAGTTGAATTTTTTAATTTCAAGTTTTTTAACATCCTTTTCTGAAAAATAAAAATAACCTTGTTTTTTATTAGGTATTATCTCAATATATGATATTTTACCATTTTGCTCATTTAGACCATTTTTTACACTTTCCCCAATTATTCCAAAAATAGACAATGAAACTACTCCAATTACAATACCCATAAATGCTAAAAAGCTCATAAGTTTATGTCTTTTTAAATTCCTCTTAGCCATTTCAAAATACATATTATTCCTCAACTAATTCTCCATCCCTAATATTTATTATCCTATCGGCAACCTTTCCAACATTTATATCGTGGGTAACCATAACAACCGTTTTTCCAGATTTGTTTAATTTTTTTAGGAGCTCCATAATTTTAGCACCAGTCTTTGAATCCAATGACCCTGTTGGTTCATCGCATAATAAAATAGGTGGGTCATTTGCAAGAGCTCGTGCTATTGCCACCCTCTGTTGCTGACCCCCACTTAATTGATTGGGTTTGTGATTTGCAAATTTTTCATCCAATTCAGCCATTTTTAAACATTCCAATGCTCTTTTTCGTTTTTCTTCCGAGCTCATATTACTTCGATATTTAAATATTAGGGGGAGCTCTACATTTTCTAATGCACTCAACAATGGAATAAGATTAAACTGTTGAAATACAAATCCAATTTTCATTCTCCTAATTTCCGTTAATTGGTTATCGTTTAAATCACTTGCTTTTACACTATCTATATATACCTCTCCATTATCTGGTCTATCCAAACAACCAATAATATTTAAAAGTGTAGATTTCCCACTTCCACTTGGTCCCATAATTGAGACAAATTCTCCCTCTTCTATTCTTAGATTTACATTATTTAGTGCGTATATTACTTCTTCCCCCATTTTGTAGGATTTTACAACATTTTTTAATATAATCATAATTCCCCTTTATTATTATTTTTATTCCTTTTTTCTTATAAATCCCCTATAAATTAAATAAATCACTCCAATACAAAATAAAAGACCTATTCCAATAACTGCATAATTAATTCCCTCTTTTTTTCCATTATAATCATTATACGATACTACCTGACCATTATCTATTTTTATCTCCTTGTTTATTGTTATTAAATTGTTGTTTTCATCCCTGTATGTAATTACAATTGGAATTTCACTTACATTTCCATTTATCACACAGTGCAATTCAAAACTTCCATAATCATCTGCATTTAATGTTCCTACAAAATAATTTTCGTATGGTCTTTTTGGGATAATATTCTTTGTTCTTTTAATGCTAACCAATACACTTTTTGCCTTGGTAGTTCCTATATTGGATAAATCCCCAGTAATTGTTTTTTCGGTTATTCCCTCTATATTTATTCCAGTTAAAACTAAATCAGCCCTTCCTATAACATTTACAGAGATATTTTTATCCACTTCATTTCCATCAAAAATTATTTTTATGGGGATTTCTTTAACTCCTATCTCATTTACCTTTATTTTAAATGAAACATTTTTGGTTTTTCCATAAGGTATAAAGATAGTTTTTTGATTATTTCCTAAATAATATTTTTCAATAGATATAATAAAATTAGCATCCTTGTAATTGTTTTTTAGGGATAATGTGAAATTATTCACCTCTCCAACGGGATAAGTGTAGTTAATTACATTTAAATCAACGGCATTATCTGGAATTACTTTAAATACTAAATTTCCTTTCTCTTCAACAATTTTTTGATTTTTGTAGTTGTATGTGATTGTATTGGAATGCCCCTGTTCTGTTTCTGTTTTATCCATTAGTTGTAAATTATCATATGGATTATTATATGTTAGTTCATAGGGTAGTTTTAAAATACCATCTCCACTTGCATAAATTTTAATCTCCATCAATTTTGTTTGGTGTGGTTTTAAGCCGTCTATATAACCCTCCGATAATGAAAAAATATTACTATTATCGTTGTTAAATTGCATCTTTATGTTTTTTGCTACCCCTGTTCCCTCATTTGTTATTTTTAAATAGATGGTATTTTCGCCTTCTTTTATTGTTGGTGGATTTTCAATTGTAAGTATTGGTTTTCCCCTAATTGGAATAGTAAATATTCTATTTTCTGAATGTTGTTTATTATCCTCTGTATAGTTGCAATATGCCACAATTTTATAGTCCTTTGACGGAGTATTATCTTTAATTTTTATTATAAAATGACCTACTCCTTTTTCAGATGGAAATAATTGCCCCTCATAATCCTTTCCTTTAATTATTTGTATGTAATTCTTACTTTCCCCATAAGGATATATGCCTATTACGGTGTTGTTTATCTCCTTTTCTGGTGTGATTACCACCCATAAATCATAGGTCTTTGATGGTTCCAAATATTGATTTTTATAGTCAATGCTTGTAAATTCCACTGCATCTATTGTGTTTAAAATTAAAAATAAAGATAAGATAGATAAAAAAATAAAAAAGGATTTTTTCATTATTTCACCTTATAGTATATAATACTAAATTAATTATACCAACCACTATCGCTAGAATTAGTGATTTGTTAAATTTTAGAGAATAGGTATATTGAATGCCTTTTGCCCATATTAAGCATGCCCATATTGTAAATATAATATATATTAAATAATTCAGCCATTGAGGCATTGGTGAACCCCCATTTATATAATTCAACATATCTATTATGATATCACTAAATGCTGTTATTATGTAACCATATGCAATAATTTCAAATATCTTTTTAAATGAAATATCTTTTAATTTTGTAACATATAATAATACATCTATTATCATTGTATCTAACAATATAAGTAATAATAACACCATAATTGAAATAATTACAACGATTATTGTTGTTGTAGGTTGGCAATTTCCTTTAAGGGTAAGTAGGGATAACGCAGATGCAAATGTATTTAATAATATTGCAATTAATGGGACATAACGATTATAAGGTCTAACCCCTACATTTTGAAAGAATTTATCTGGATTTATTATTAAATCTATTATCTTCATGGTATACCTCAGTTATTTATGTTAATGACAGCAATGTTGGTGTTATATATGCTTCTATAAATGCGGCTATTATAATTAATGATAATGAAAGTAGGGACATGCAAAAAATTTCACAAATGTCTTCTTTTGTCATTAATTTTTCTTTTTTATCCAATAGATATAATATTAGGTTAGATGGTATTTTTAACCCTACTGCACCAGCTAAAATAAATCCTGCAAATTCCAATATACCATGTGGAAGAATACCTGCAATAATATATGTTATTTTTGTTCCAGAAGCGATAAATGATACATAAAATCCATTTATAAACAATAGATAAATATCCAATATGCCAAATACTAACACACCAGATATGAGTTTTATATATACCGTAATGTTATTATATAATATATCCCAAAAAGATAATGTTGTTAACGAATTCAAATGCATATAATTGATAGATGATTCGTTTATTGGAAAATTGTGGGATGATGATATATATAATACATGCCCCATAAATATTCCGAAGGTAAAACTTAATATTGCGATAATAATTGGAATTGAAACTTTATATTTACCATATATGTCCATATTTTTACCCTTGCCTCTAAAAAATAAAAAATAAAAACTAAAATATTTTTACCATATTAGTGCATTTATGGATGGGTTCCATATATATGAAATATATTTTGCTGCCATAGATATAATTCTCCCGTATTTTGTTGGGAGTTTTGCTTTTGATATATCATTTAGTGTTTTATAGCCCTCTTCTTTTAAATATTTTAAGAAATCTATAACTGCAAGTCCCGTGTCCATATCTACATATCCCTTAGCAATTAATATGTATATTGCATCCCCTGTATCTTTGGATATAGTTGATACAGATGTTTCGCTTGAAATACTTGCAGGTGTAGCAAATACCGCTCCTACCATACATAGCATAGCCACAGCAGCGAAACCTTTAAGTATATTTAAGTTCATGGTTTATTCACCTCCTTTAATTTTAAGGGAGTAATTTTCTCTAAGGCTCAGAACCCTTTGGGTTTATCATCGCCAAGGTCGGCTCCGAATAGTTCCCACCTATTCATCATCGCCGACTTTTCATTTTTTCTTCAATGTTTTTAAACAATCATTTAATAATGTTTTTAATATCGTAATTAATTTTTACTTTTTTCGTAATTATTATATATGCAAAACTCCTATATATATATATATATATATATATATTATGATTTAAATTAAATAGAAAAGTATTTAAAATAAGTTTAATTTATGAAATTTTGTCAATTGATATTTTTATTAATTAAAATACATAAAATTAATTTAAAATGAGAAATAACCAAACCAGAGCTCCTATTAAATATAACCAAAGACGAAATTTTATGACCCTTAACTATTTAAGATTATAATTATAATCAAATATTATATTATATGATTAGATAGGACATATTAAATTAGTAATTTCATTAGTTCTGTCTGAACTATATATAATAAACTATATAATAGGGCATATTATGAAAATTAGACAACTTCCAGAGGATTTTACTGTTGATGAGATTTTGGATGATGATATTTTATGTAATGAGGTATTAAATGATATAGATAATAGTATTAAAGATACTAAAAATACTAAAAATATTGATGATACAAATTTTAACTTATATACTTTAAAAAAAACAAATATTGAAAATTTGAAGGCGTTATCCTATGTTTCAAAAGAATTCAATATCCCGTTGAAGAACATAGGATACTGTGGTTTAAAGGATAGACATGCTATTACTAAACAGTATATCACCATTCCATCAAACTATGGTGTATTATCCATTAATGAAAAAAATTTAGAATTAAAGTATATTAAAACCATAAAAAAGCCACTAAAAATAGGGGATTTAAAGGGAAACAGGTTTGAAATTACAGTTAGGGATATAGATAAAAATGATTTTTTAAAAATAGGCGAAAATTTAAGAAATTTATATATCGGAGCTCCGAATTATTATGATGAGCAAAGGTTTGGAAGCGTATTTCATAATAAATTTATAGCAAAAGAGTATTTAAAAGGAAATTATGAGAATATATTAAATATACTGCTTACAAATTATAAAAAAAGCGAAAATAAGAGAATAAAGGATTTAAAAAGATATATAAAAAATAATTGGAACAATTGGGAAAAGATTTTAAAATATAT from Methanothermococcus okinawensis IH1 encodes:
- a CDS encoding ABC transporter permease, with translation MKIYLKMAVRNLKSNRLRTTLAVLGVIIGIFMVTIFGIIGTSVNKNVSNENFANNILILSSLDNQGFTKKDIEIINKLSDKSIPIYSTDNIICLRNGTKLYIKISGIKKGDMYILEKSENIKNDKSNEIPKLTDTSIIFNNITAKRYGLKKGDMVYINNISFRIAGICHLTIPYSDAILSQKTYNRFYGRSNCSNIVVIVNDKHKINNTIFKLKKAMDKNNNKISIITMKDLFKVMSSTLNTITNFLSSIGAISLIISGMGIANITIMGTIERTKEIGIMKSIGASKMDIIVLFLYESAILGAVGSLIGIILSLIVGQIVLYYYGNGMILPMIDLIYILIKSVIIGISISIISALYPAYKASKLNPIEALKYE
- a CDS encoding ABC transporter permease, whose amino-acid sequence is MYFEMAKRNLKRHKLMSFLAFMGIVIGVVSLSIFGIIGESVKNGLNEQNGKISYIEIIPNKKQGYFYFSEKDVKKLEIKKFNCEIIPILSSDEVMKYNRGRNETIITVYGLNKINMKKLTNKEISDTSIGINSYCLKNLGLKNGDYIKLKNSKLRIIKLKNNNNILSNLGLDYIISDNTFKQICGNAGYSKIIIKTSKNSKSKIKNESIKLLNNKENKAVVYNSLTMLSSIIDKLSLFLSAIGGVSLIVASVCIGNVMIMNVVERTREIGIMKSIGASKKDIMMLFLYEAFILGLIGCIIGTIVSYATGYIIVKYIIGLDMPLFALKYAVYGISIGLLLTLISAIYPAYKASKLNPIGALRK
- a CDS encoding ABC transporter ATP-binding protein, translating into MIILKNVVKSYKMGEEVIYALNNVNLRIEEGEFVSIMGPSGSGKSTLLNIIGCLDRPDNGEVYIDSVKASDLNDNQLTEIRRMKIGFVFQQFNLIPLLSALENVELPLIFKYRSNMSSEEKRKRALECLKMAELDEKFANHKPNQLSGGQQQRVAIARALANDPPILLCDEPTGSLDSKTGAKIMELLKKLNKSGKTVVMVTHDINVGKVADRIINIRDGELVEE
- a CDS encoding COG1361 S-layer family protein, which codes for MKKSFFIFLSILSLFLILNTIDAVEFTSIDYKNQYLEPSKTYDLWVVITPEKEINNTVIGIYPYGESKNYIQIIKGKDYEGQLFPSEKGVGHFIIKIKDNTPSKDYKIVAYCNYTEDNKQHSENRIFTIPIRGKPILTIENPPTIKEGENTIYLKITNEGTGVAKNIKMQFNNDNSNIFSLSEGYIDGLKPHQTKLMEIKIYASGDGILKLPYELTYNNPYDNLQLMDKTETEQGHSNTITYNYKNQKIVEEKGNLVFKVIPDNAVDLNVINYTYPVGEVNNFTLSLKNNYKDANFIISIEKYYLGNNQKTIFIPYGKTKNVSFKIKVNEIGVKEIPIKIIFDGNEVDKNISVNVIGRADLVLTGINIEGITEKTITGDLSNIGTTKAKSVLVSIKRTKNIIPKRPYENYFVGTLNADDYGSFELHCVINGNVSEIPIVITYRDENNNLITINKEIKIDNGQVVSYNDYNGKKEGINYAVIGIGLLFCIGVIYLIYRGFIRKKE
- a CDS encoding YIP1 family protein → MKIIDLIINPDKFFQNVGVRPYNRYVPLIAILLNTFASALSLLTLKGNCQPTTTIIVVIISIMVLLLLILLDTMIIDVLLYVTKLKDISFKKIFEIIAYGYIITAFSDIIIDMLNYINGGSPMPQWLNYLIYIIFTIWACLIWAKGIQYTYSLKFNKSLILAIVVGIINLVLYTIR
- a CDS encoding stage II sporulation protein M, with protein sequence MDIYGKYKVSIPIIIAILSFTFGIFMGHVLYISSSHNFPINESSINYMHLNSLTTLSFWDILYNNITVYIKLISGVLVFGILDIYLLFINGFYVSFIASGTKITYIIAGILPHGILEFAGFILAGAVGLKIPSNLILYLLDKKEKLMTKEDICEIFCMSLLSLSLIIIAAFIEAYITPTLLSLT
- the truD gene encoding tRNA pseudouridine(13) synthase TruD, encoding MKIRQLPEDFTVDEILDDDILCNEVLNDIDNSIKDTKNTKNIDDTNFNLYTLKKTNIENLKALSYVSKEFNIPLKNIGYCGLKDRHAITKQYITIPSNYGVLSINEKNLELKYIKTIKKPLKIGDLKGNRFEITVRDIDKNDFLKIGENLRNLYIGAPNYYDEQRFGSVFHNKFIAKEYLKGNYENILNILLTNYKKSENKRIKDLKRYIKNNWNNWEKILKYIKDNRIKSKMFVNIIKYLAYENNQVNYKEALKYVDDRLKKLFISAYQSYLWNECVKELLKNYIPKDERIYLDYSCGTFLFYKKIDDNLLNELKNKTFPTIAPDINYNKFNEEYKAIISKVLKKEGVNLNDFNKLNELGKLSYSERYILSIPKNINYGTFKKDELNSGKYKITVEFELNKGSYATIIIKRIFNLI